The Bacteroidales bacterium DNA window TTCTATGATGTTGTTGTCGTAGCAGATCAATATACCGCATTTCCAGCCGTGAAGATCAAAAACAGTATATTGGTCTCCCGGGGAAAGACAGGGATTGATGAAGGGATGGATCTTCCTGTGTTTGGCCACCAGCCCGGATGAATTGACACAAACATAGGTATTGTATAACCGGTTTTCATGGTCTTTTTCAAACAAACCGGCCAGAATGGTCACTTCATGCTTATGGGATATCTCTGTTAATTCTTTTATGCTGCTGCTTTCGGGCAGATACTCGGCCAGGTCAAGCATCTCATGCTCCGAAAGATTTTGTGTGAATGTATACCCCGTGATGCAGCATTCATGAAAGGCTATTACCTTTGATCCTTCCTCTGCAGCTTGTTTGGAAAAGTGGTCGATTACAGACAGGTTATAGGCTTTGTCGCCGCTTTTGTGCTCAAACTGCACGGTAGATGCTTTTAGTTTCTCCATTATATTTTTCTTTTTAAATTGAACACTAATATGAGCCTCATTCCGTGATTTCTAAACGATTGCCCTCCGGGTCAAGTACGATACTTTCATAACATCCGTCACCGGTGGTTCTGGGTTCTCCTACAATCCGGAAACCATCTTTTCTTAACCTTTCCGTCAGATCATCCACCTTCTCTTTGCCGTCCACTGAGATGGCAAAATGGATCAAACCCGGGTACTGTTCAAGGTTGTTATTTTGCATCCCGGGGATGTCCGGATTATGCATCAGTTCCAGCCTGCATCCCCCGGCGAAAGATATAAAGTAAGATTCGAACTGCTTTTTTGGGTTGTGGTATTTTTCTCCTGCGGTACCTTGAAAGTGATATTCATAAAACCGTTTCATCCTTTCAAGATCTTTAACCCAGATGGCAATGTGATGTATTTTCATAAAGTTAAATTGGATGATTTAAAGAACAGAATATTTGCCACCAAATCTCCAAAACACCAAATGCCACCAAAACATGAATATCTGTAAAACTGATTTTGGTGTACTTTGGTGCTTTCGCCTGCCGTCGGCCAGTTTGGCGTTTTCGTAGGAGAAAAACTGATATCTGTTAACCCATCTACTTGTTTTGCATGTAACCACCTGCTATTACTCAAAGGGCTTTTCAGGAAGTTGCTTTAAGTTCCTTACATACCGCTTTTCATCAAATGGTTTGCTATGTTTAAGCAAATTGTACAATTCAACTGCCACGCACTGGCCGATCAGTTGTTTGGCTTCAAAATCGCTGTAGCCTT harbors:
- a CDS encoding VOC family protein codes for the protein MKIHHIAIWVKDLERMKRFYEYHFQGTAGEKYHNPKKQFESYFISFAGGCRLELMHNPDIPGMQNNNLEQYPGLIHFAISVDGKEKVDDLTERLRKDGFRIVGEPRTTGDGCYESIVLDPEGNRLEITE
- a CDS encoding DUF1841 family protein codes for the protein METNENLREQIFVVIKNQMEENNPPETNETYNRLIKEGYSDFEAKQLIGQCVAVELYNLLKHSKPFDEKRYVRNLKQLPEKPFE